In Panthera tigris isolate Pti1 chromosome C1, P.tigris_Pti1_mat1.1, whole genome shotgun sequence, the following proteins share a genomic window:
- the PHOSPHO2 gene encoding pyridoxal phosphate phosphatase PHOSPHO2, which translates to MKILLVFDFDNTIIDDNSDTWIVQCAPEKKLPIELQDSYEKGFWTEFMGRVFKYLGDEGVREDEMKRAVTSMPFTLGMVELLNFIRKNKDKFDCIIISDSNSVFIDWVLEATSFHDVFDKVFTNPAAFDSNGHLTVENYHAHSCSRCPKNLCKNVVLVEFIDKQSQQGVNYTRIVYIGDGGNDVCPVTFLKKSDVAMPRKGYTLQKTLSRMSQNLEPMESSVVVWSSGVEIISHLQFLIKE; encoded by the coding sequence ATGAAAATTTTGCTCGTTTTTGACTTTGACAATACAATCATAGATGATAATAGTGACACCTGGATTGTACAGTGTGCTCCAGAGAAAAAGCTTCCTATTGAACTACAAGATTCTTATGAAAAAGGATTTTGGACAGAATTTATGGGCAGAGTCTTTAAGTATTTGGGAGATGAAGGTGTAagagaagatgaaatgaaaagagCAGTGACATCAATGCCGTTCACTCTGGGGATGGTGGAACTTTTGAACTTTATAAGGAAGAACAAGGATAAATTTGACTGCATCATTATTTCAGATTCAAATTCAGTCTTCATAGATTGGGTTTTAGAAGCTACCAGTTTTCATGATGTATTTGATAAAGTGTTTACAAATCCAGCAGCTTTTGATAGCAATGGTCATCTCACTGTGGAAAATTACCATGCTCATTCTTGCAGTAGGTGCccaaaaaatctttgcaaaaacGTAGTTTTGGTAGAATTTATAGATAAACAGTCACAGCAGGGAGTGAATTATACACGAATTGTTTATATAGGTGATGGTGGAAATGATGTCTGTCcagtaacttttttaaagaagagtgatGTTGCCATGCCACGGAAAGGATATACTTTACAGAAAACTCTTTCCAGGATGTCTCAAAATCTTGAACCCATGGAATCTTCTGTTGTAGTTTGGTCTTCAGGTGTTGAAATAATTTCTCACTTACAATTTCTAATAAAGGAGTAA